One Megalopta genalis isolate 19385.01 chromosome 11, iyMegGena1_principal, whole genome shotgun sequence genomic region harbors:
- the Reck gene encoding reversion-inducing-cysteine-rich protein with kazal motifs yields the protein MMLVGLLTTTFAALVVGYSFLGAAPEMSCCSLAAGSCRSVCSQISLVALGADAMARENATRHLLEFCSPELMVFWSCVNSTLNDVRNHGNWTGRGCCYLALNPICRSTCAVSGSRRYLNKSCRPSDEPEFFSCLERREEAEHCCTTVSNETCRSICRDLFYQPGKISNLKLYSSKGCFHQVPKCLKSVAEVKHAEDPKQHLHCCNEATTPACLETCKRIFQTATTDQEIMDALTENCNPVLPQSPFWSCLLKSGSSKPTRLPLDAGKLSCCTKATKTSCQNLCWRAFQADWESAWVQLYAECLSSNLEGELRRCLEDAEEPCEMGCSGLSYCARFNDRSTTLFRTCSASADEAAKWEADHWSRGGIVRGLGVQVRAAASCPPETLRAAACLLQLRPCESRIHETRLCREDCLELMASCVDWSAFTGTHTANTLCSKLSPLRSDAPCVSLRPFLDDPQDNESVISLEEDIMTPCKSNPCAQGEICELLPHGRQIYRCVPGCSLGEMSKQLVPTGSWGIIPRYDQQGCLRICQCTFRGLEKCRTLNCIKFNNCWVHDRFIAHKTNFYLECNPCHCFEGEFTCSKRSCGEVRVPSLPCDCPAHYVPVCGRLGFTFASGCLAKCADLSPNEVEFGSCSSRDPCASNVCDSTEKCVRRTRVCLSKLHKPCRQYDCVPLDCDPRDEYSGPVCDKENRQHHSVCAMIRAGATLGYRGQCLEGCSLRGPVCGVNGEVYTNECAAWAERTVVDYFGSCMAVGLIGDHAKPRCGELVQCPKLIEPYCVGVTPPGACCPVCGGAAKLFYSKKQVDRIYFIMDEDEDKDSVTLEALLTALGRQIQVAQCALRGMMTPDRDIFIIVQPTSKRPSILQLRACVTETEKLVTRILERSPRIAAEVPLGALTRAEIAHSYISGAIAVGGCLTSLIFGIIVHIVAS from the exons ATGTCAGGAACCATGGCAACTGGACAGGAAGGGGTTGCTGTTATCTAGCGCTGAACCCCATTTGCAGATCTACCTGTGCTGTCTCAGGGTCCAGAAGGTATCTGAATAAGTCCTGTCGTCCCAGCGACGAACCCGAGTTCTTCTCTTGCTTGGAAAGGCGCGAGGAAGCAGAGCATTGCTGCACCACCGTTTCCAACGAAACCTGCAGGTCTATCTGTCGTGATCTGTTTTACCAACCCGGGAAGATCTCGAATCTGAAGCTGTACAGTAGCAAGGGCTGCTTTCATCAggttcccaagtgtttgaagagcGTCGCTGAGGTGAAACATGCCGAGGATCCTAAACAAC ATCTTCATTGCTGCAACGAGGCTACCACTCCAGCTTGCCTGGAAACTTGCAAGAGGATCTTCCAGACCGCAACGACGGATCAAGAGATCATGGACGCGCTGACGGAGAATTGTAATCCAGTGCTGCCTCAGTCGCCATTTTGGAGCTGCCTGCTGAAGTCCGGATCCTCGAAACCGACTAGATTGCCATTGGACGCGGGGAAATTATCGTGTTGCACGAAGGCGACCAAGACGTCCTGTCAAAATTTATGTTGGAGGGCATTCCAGGCCGACTGGGAGTCCGCTTGGGTCCAACTGTATGCAGAATGTTTGTCGTCGAACTTGGAGGGCGAGCTGAGAAGGTGTCTGGAGGACGCTGAGGAACCCTGTGAGATGGGCTGCTCCGGGCTGTCCTATTGCGCCAGATTTAACGACCGGTCGACGACGCTCTTTAG GACTTGTTCAGCATCGGCTGATGAGGCAGCAAAGTGGGAAGCGGATCACTGGTCCAGGGGAGGAATAGTTAGGGGTCTGGGGGTGCAAGTGCGCGCTGCAGCCTCTTGTCCACCAGAAACCCTGCGTGCAGCGGCATGTCTGCTGCAGCTGAGACCATGCGAAAGTAGGATTCACGAGACCAGGTTGTGCAGAGAGGATTGTCTGGAGTTAATGGCTAGCTGCGTGGACTGGTCGGCCTTCACAGGGACTCACACTGCCAATACATTGTGTTCGAAGCTGTCTCCTCTCAGATCCGATGCTCCTTGCGTCTCCCTGAGGCCGTTCTTGGACGACCCTCAAGATAACGAGTCGGTCATCAGTTTGGAGGAAGACATCATGACTCCGTGCAAGAGCAACCCCTGTGCTCAAGGAGAGATCTGTGAGCTGTTGCCTCATGGGAGACAGATTTACCGCTGTGTGCCAGGGTGCTCTTTAGGAGAGATGTCCAAGCAACTAGTTCCAACTGGGTCATGGGGGATCATTCCTCGATACGATCAACAAGGTTGCCTCAGGATTTGCCAATGTACTTTTCGAGGCCTGGAGAAGTGCAGGACCCTGAACTGCATCAAATTCAACAACTGCTGGGTCCACGACCGCTTCATCGCTCACAAAACCAACTTCTATCTAGAGTGCAATCCTTGTCACTGCTTCGAGGGCGAGTTCACATGCTCAAAGAGGAGCTGCGGGGAGGTACGAGTCCCTTCATTGCCTTGCGACTGCCCGGCTCATTATGTTCCAGTCTGCGGAAGGCTAGGTTTCACCTTCGCTTCTGGTTGCCTAGCCAAATGCGCAGATCTGTCTCCAAACGAAGTAGAATTCGGGAGCTGCTCTTCTAGGGACCCTTGCGCCTCGAATGTCTGCGACAGCACAGAAAAGTGCGTCCGCAGGACCAGGGTGTGCTTGTCTAAACTTCACAAACCCTGTCGTCAGTATGACTGCGTTCCTCTTGATTGCGACCCTAGGGACGAGTACAGTGGGCCAGTTTGCGACAAGGAGAACCGTCAGCATCATTCGGTGTGCGCTATGATCCGTGCTGGAGCTACTTTGGGGTACAGAGGACAGTGTCTGGAGGGGTGTTCCTTGAGAGGACCCGTCTGCGGGGTGAACGGCGAGGTTTATACGAACGAATGCGCTGCCTGGGCGGAGAGGACGGTGGTGGACTATTTTGGATCTTGCATGGCTGTCGGATTAATCGGGGATCATGCAAAACCACGTTGCGGCGAACTTGTCCAGTGTCCTAAGCTGATCGAACCCTACTGCGTCGGGGTCACACCGCCTGGAGCTTGTTGCCCTGTCTGTGGAGGAGCTGCTAAACTGTTCTATTCCAAGAAACAA GTCGAcagaatatattttataatggaCGAGGATGAGGACAAGGACTCCGTCACTTTGGAGGCTTTGCTGACCGCTCTGGGGAGACAAATCCAGGTCGCGCAGTGCGCGCTTAGGGGGATGATGACTCCGGACAGGGACATATTCATCATCGTGCAGCCCACGTCTAAGAGGCCTTCGATTCTGCAGCTACGGGCCTGCGTAACAGAGACTGAGAAATTAGTTACCAGAATATTGGAGAGGAGCCCTAGGATCGCGGCCGAGGTGCCCTTGGGCGCTCTCACGAGAGCGGAAATTGCTCATAGTTACATATCCGGTGCCATTGCTGTCGGAGGATGTCTCACGAGCCTTATATTTGGCATAATCGTCCATATTGTCGCTTCGTGA
- the Prp5 gene encoding pre-mRNA processing factor 5, whose translation MVRSSDKDRHHRRRSRSRSRSRSATPEKKRRRSRSRDRDRDRDKGRHRERRSRSRDRDRDRGDRRERSERDRDRDRKRGDSKEKRLTGSKSSRSGKDRSNRSRSRERKEKEKGDSDELPFDHTKLDKEEEQKRLELEMQKRRERIERWRAERKKKELEATKKDGKASILANLQLPMKKWSLEDDSDEETPVVQNSNKEVKEEGDAKEEIEEVKEEAKDDEEEVDPLDAFMAEVQEEVRKVNKLDNKGAKSANNGTGTGGTQSGGVVIVTGVAKKKVQKQKGELIEQNQDGLEYSSEEEGENLHETAAGIANKQKRELAKVDHATTEYQPFRKSFYVEVPEIARMTPEEVEAYKEELEGIRVKGKGCPKPIKSWAQCGVTKKELEVLKKLGYEKPTPIQCQAIPAIMSGRDLIGIAKTGSGKTLAFLLPMFRHILDQPPLADGDGPIALIMTPTRELCMQIGRDSKKFTKSLGLSHVCVYGGTGISEQIAELKRGAEIIVCTPGRMIDMLAANSGRVTNLRRVTYVVLDEADRMFDMGFEPQVMRIMENVRPDRQTVLFSATFPRQMEALARRILTRPVEVQVGGRSIVCKDVEQHVVVLEEDQKFYKLLEILGHYQDKGSTIIFVDKQENADTLLKDLMKASYSCMSLHGGIDQCDRDSTILDFKAGRTKLLVATSVAARGLDVKHLVLVVNYDCPNHYEDYVHRCGRTGRAGNKGYAYTFITPEQERYAGDILRAHELAGVPVPEPLRQLWEGYKARQAADGKKVHTGGGFSGKGFKFDESEAALANEKKKFQKAALGLQDSDDEDIENDIDQQIESMLAPKRTVREIARPSATNIAVPGQPVPSATDKLELARRLASKINIAKNLGAEAKGATQQAAEAILKGAGPTNLITAKTVAEQLAAKLNTKLNYQPREEDLVESDAEAGEQTFRKYEEELEINDFPQQARWRVTSKEALAQISEYSEAGLTVRGTYIAPGKAPPEGERKLYLAIESTSELAVSKAKAEVSRLIKEELIKLQASGAHTGSRGRYKVL comes from the exons ATGGTTCGGAGTAGTGACAA GGACAGGCATCACAGACGACGgtcgagatcgagatcgagatctCGGTCGGCCACACCGGAAAAGAAACGGCGACGGTCTAGGAGCAGAGATAGAGACAGGGATCGAGACAAGGGACGACATCGGGAAAGAAGAAGTCGATCTAGGGACAGGGACAGGGACAGGGGCGACAGAAGGGAACGCTCTGAAAGAGACAGGGATCGCGACAGGAAACG TGGAGACAGTAAAGAAAAGCGTCTTACAGGCTCAAAGTCTTCACGTTCAGGCAAAGATCGCTCGAACAGATCTCGATCCAGAGAGCGCAAGGAGAAGGAGAAGGGTGACAGTGATGAGTTGCCGTTTGATCACACTAAATTGGACAAG GAGGAAGAACAGAAAAGATTGGAATTGGAAATGcaaaagagaagagaaagaaTAGAAAGGTGGAGAgcagaaaggaaaaagaaagagcTGGAAGCCACAAAGAAAGACGGTAAGGCATCCATTTTAGCAAATCTTCAGCTGCCTATGAAAAAATGGTCCCTCGAAGACGATAGTGACGAAGAGACTCCCGTTGTtcagaacagcaacaaggaagTTAAAGAAGAAGGAGACGCGAAAGAGGAAATCGAGGAAGTTAAGGAAGAAGCTAAGGATGACGAGGAGGAAGTTGATCCCCTGGACGCCTTCATGGCAGAG GTTCAAGAAGAAGTTCGGAAGGTGAACAAACTGGACAATAAAGGCGCAAAGAGTGCGAACAACGGAACAGGCACCGGAGGCACTCAGAGTGGAGGCGTAGTCATAGTAACTGGTGTGGCCAAAAAGAAGGTGCAGAAACAGAAAGGCGAATTGATTGAACAGAATCAAGATGGTTTGGAATATTCCAGTGAAGAAGAAGGAGAGAATTTGCACGAGACGGCCGCTGGAATCGCGAACAAGCAGAAAAGGGAGCTAGCTAAAGTCGATCATGCGACGACCGAGTACCAACCATTTAGAAAATCATTTTACGTCGAAGTACCTGAGATAG CGAGAATGACGCCGGAAGAAGTGGAAGCGTATAAGGAGGAGCTAGAGGGCATCCGCGTGAAAGGAAAGGGTTGTCCGAAACCTATTAAATCCTGGGCACAGTGTGGCGTGACGAAGAAGGAGCTGGAAGTGCTGAAGAAGCTGGGCTATGAAAAGCCAACACCAATTCAGTGCCAAGCTATACCTGCGATTATGTCTGGCCGCGATTTGATAGGTATAGCGAAGACTGGGAGCGGGAAGACATTAGCTTTTCTACTACCAATGTTTAGACACATTCTTGACCAACCCCCGCTGGCAGACGGCGATGGTCCAATCGCGTTGATCATGACTCCCACTAGGGAACTGTGCATGCAGATCGGCAGAGATTCGAAGAAATTCACCAAGTCTTTAGGCTTATCCCATGTCTGCGTCTATGGTGGAACCGGGATATCCGAGCAAATAGCGGAGCTGAAGAGGGGTGCAGAAATAATTGTCTGCACACCCGGTAGAATGATTGATATGCTCGCAGCGAACAGTGGCAGGGTAACGAACTTACGTAGAGTGACTTACGTAGTACTCGACGAGGCTGACAGGATGTTCGACATGGGTTTTGAGCCGCAGGTGATGAGAATCATGGAGAACGTTCGACCGGATCGTCAAACTGTTCTCTTCAGCGCAACATTCCCTAGACAGATGGAAGCTCTGGCTAGAAGGATTCTTACCAGACCCGTAGAAGTTCAAGTTGGAGGTCGGTCCATCGTCTGCAAGGATGTTGAGCAACACGTAGTTGTTTTGGAAGAGGATCAGAAGTTCTACAAACTGCTGGAGATTCTAGGACACTACCAGGATAAGGGTTCCACTATAATATTCGTGGATAAACAGGAAAATGCAGATACTCTTCTGAAAGACCTCATGAAAGCTTCCTACTCTTGCATGTCTCTTCACGGTGGAATcgatcaatgcgatagagattCGACGATATTGGATTTCAAGGCTGGCAGAACGAAACTGTTGGTTGCTACTTCCGTCGCTGCGAGGGGTTTAGACGTAAAGCATCTTGTTCTCGTGGTAAACTATGATTGTCCCAATCATTATGAGGATTATGTGCACAGATGTGGGAGGACAGGAAGAGCTGGCAACAAGGG ATATGCCTACACGTTCATCACACCAGAACAAGAACGTTACGCCGGCGACATTTTACGTGCCCACGAATTGGCTGGTGTTCCTGTACCAGAACCGTTGCGCCAACTCTGGGAAGGTTACAAGGCCAGACAAGCTGCTGACGGCAAGAAGGTGCACACAGGAGGCGGTTTCAGTGGCAAAGGCTTTAAGTTCGACGAATCGGAAGCGGCGTTAGCAAACGAAAAGAAGAAGTTCCAGAAGGCAGCGTTAGGTTTGCAGGACTCTGACGACGAGGATATAGAAAATGATATAGACCAGCAGATTGAGAGCATGTTGGCACCGAAGAGAACCGTGAGGGAGATCGCTAGGCCGTCTGCTACCAACATCGCTGTCCCTGGTCAGCCAGTGCCTAGTGCAACTGACAAATTGGAACTAGCCAGACGATTGGCGTCCAAGATCAACATAGCCAAGAACTTGGGTGCTGAAGCGAAGGGTGCGACTCAACAAGCTGCCGAGGCTATTCTGAAGGGAGCTGGGCCTACAAACCTTATTACAGCAAAGACGGTCGCGGAGCAGTTGGCAGCCAAGCTGAACACCAAGTTGAACTATCAGCCTAGAGAAGAGGACCTTGTGGAGAGCGACGCGGAGGCTGGCGAACAGACCTTCCGGAAGTACGAGGAGGAACTAGAGATCAATGATTTCCCGCAGCAGGCTAGGTGGCGAGTGACCAGCAAGGAGGCTCTGGCGCAGATCTCAGAATATTCTGAGGCTGGTCTGACGGTTAGGGGAACGTATATAGCTCCCGGCAAGGCTCCGCCGGAAGGAGAGCGAAAACTATATCTTGCTATAGAGTCCACTAGTGAATTGGCCGTCAGCAAGGCCAAGGCTGAGGTCTCGCGGCTTATCAAGGAAGAATTGATCAAGCTACAGGCATCGGGCGCCCACACCGGCTCCCGTGGTCGATACAAAGTGTTGTAA